The sequence GAATGCCAAGCCAGCGCGCCTGCGCGCCGGTGGACAGGATCACGGCGTCGGCCAGATACACGTCGCCGCTGTCGGTGGTGATGCGGAACGGGCGCTGGCTCAGTTCGAGCTTGTTGACGTGATCGGTGACGATCTTGGTGCCGACATGGGCCGCCTGCTTCTCCATCTGCTCCATCAGCCAAGGGCCCTGGATGACGTCGGCAAAGCCCGGATAGTTCTCGACGTCGGTGGTGATGGTGAGCTGGCCGCCAGGCTGGATGCCCTGAATCAGCACGGGCTCAAGCATCGCGCGCGCGGCGTAGATGGCGGCGGTGTAGCCGGCAGGCCCTGACCCGATGATGACGACCTTGGCATGAATGGGAGCGGCCATAACGCGACCCTCAATAGCTTTGTTGCATGGATTGGCCAGCGAAGAGGCGGGAAATGCCCGCAAAGGCTTCGCTGCGGCGTCGAAAGTGCCAATTCCAAATGTAGGCTTTCCTGTGAGCTATGCAAGATATGCAACCCATATCCTGCAATTTTCCCCAGCTCCGCATGACCTGTCGCAATGACGAAATAAAATTGCGCGAACCGCGCCGGCTGGCTAGAACTGTGCCGGAATCGCCTGGAAGTGACGGGCGTCCAGAAACCGGGACAGCGGCGTGGTGGTTCGCAGTCCGTATCATACCCGCTGCGCGCTCGGATACGGACCTGCGGACCAAAACCACACCGGAATCCATAATTTCTAGTGTCCTTTCGTATCCGGCGTTCGCACGGAAGGCGCTGCAAAATGAAGCGAACGCCGGATACGGGACACTAGTGTCAAAGAGCCTCGACGAAATCGATCTGAAAATCCTCAGTGAAATTCAGGCCGACGGCCGGATCACCAATGTCGAACTGGCCAAGCGGGTCGGCATTTCGCCGCCGCCCTGCCTGCGCCGGGTCCGCACGCTGGAGGAGGAGGGCTACATCCGCGGTTACCGCGGCCTGCTCGATCCGCCGTCGCTCGGCTTCGATGTCACCGTGTTCGCGTCGGTGCATCTGTCGAGTCAGGCCGACGCCGACCTGCGCGCCTTCGAGGACTTCGTTCGCAAGGAGCCGTTGGTCCGCGAATGCTGGATGCTGTCGGGCGACGTCGATTTCATTCTCAAATGCGT is a genomic window of Bradyrhizobium sp. G127 containing:
- a CDS encoding Lrp/AsnC family transcriptional regulator, giving the protein MSKSLDEIDLKILSEIQADGRITNVELAKRVGISPPPCLRRVRTLEEEGYIRGYRGLLDPPSLGFDVTVFASVHLSSQADADLRAFEDFVRKEPLVRECWMLSGDVDFILKCVAPDMATFQNFVSHLTAAPHVRNVRTSLVLHNSKDAPDVPLELKVAQA